In one Zymobacter palmae genomic region, the following are encoded:
- a CDS encoding nucleoside hydrolase, with product MTIPIIFDTDPGVDDAQAISLLMASPEIELVGLTTTFGNVYVETATRNALLLTELAGQDIPVAQGAAYPLVKTPFPPPAWIHGADGLGNQSLPDPTRKPEAVCAAQFIVDKTRERPGEITLVAVGPLGNLATALQLDPTIVDRVKRVVVMGGAVHTGGNVTPAAEANIFSDPHAAKRVLSAAWPMTLVGLDVTHKAVLDPARMKRIASHQGELGKVLQHSFDFYADFYEGALGIDGCCPHDSCAVAWVLKPELFKTAKGHIHVVTEGPAEGLTLMASTDRDYLDDRWTQGGIVDVCVDMDGDAMAAWMEEVLTA from the coding sequence ATGACGATCCCTATCATCTTCGACACCGATCCTGGCGTCGATGACGCCCAGGCAATTTCCCTGCTGATGGCTTCTCCTGAAATCGAACTGGTCGGTCTGACCACGACATTCGGTAATGTGTATGTCGAAACAGCAACGCGTAATGCACTGCTGCTGACCGAGCTGGCAGGCCAAGACATTCCGGTAGCACAGGGTGCCGCTTACCCACTGGTCAAGACACCGTTCCCGCCTCCTGCGTGGATCCACGGCGCCGACGGGCTGGGCAACCAGTCGCTGCCCGACCCGACGCGCAAACCTGAAGCCGTATGTGCAGCGCAGTTTATCGTCGATAAGACACGTGAACGTCCGGGGGAAATCACCCTCGTCGCCGTAGGTCCGCTGGGCAATCTGGCTACCGCACTGCAGCTCGACCCGACCATCGTCGATCGCGTCAAACGAGTTGTCGTAATGGGCGGTGCCGTTCATACCGGCGGTAACGTTACACCAGCCGCCGAAGCTAACATCTTCTCCGACCCTCATGCAGCAAAACGCGTGCTGAGCGCGGCATGGCCAATGACACTGGTAGGTCTGGACGTCACCCACAAGGCCGTTCTTGATCCGGCACGCATGAAGCGCATCGCCAGCCATCAGGGCGAACTGGGCAAAGTGCTGCAACATAGCTTCGATTTCTACGCGGACTTCTACGAAGGCGCACTGGGCATCGACGGCTGCTGCCCGCATGACAGCTGTGCCGTAGCATGGGTGCTGAAACCGGAACTGTTCAAGACTGCCAAAGGCCATATCCACGTTGTCACCGAAGGGCCGGCGGAAGGCCTGACCCTGATGGCATCCACCGACCGCGACTACCTTGATGACCGCTGGACACAGGGTGGTATCGTTGACGTCTGCGTCGACATGGACGGTGACGCTATGGCGGCTTGGATGGAAGAAGTGCTGACGGCCTGA